One part of the Musa acuminata AAA Group cultivar baxijiao chromosome BXJ1-5, Cavendish_Baxijiao_AAA, whole genome shotgun sequence genome encodes these proteins:
- the LOC135674575 gene encoding uncharacterized protein LOC135674575 isoform X1 codes for MMRAMSSSLLLSAVRRAHASAQPPRLTRLALHPPKAVEVEFSDGSNFNLPAEFLRVYSPAVDSKIRTIGGEKVISGRRHVGIMSAEPVGNYGVRIIFDDLHKTGIYTWNYFYHLGANKFTLMRSYIKLLKKHSLSRDPQRRK; via the exons ATGATGCGCGCGATGtcgtcttctcttctcctctcggCGGTCCGACGCGCGCACGCCTCCGCGCAACCACCCCGGCTAACCAGACTCGCCCTCCACCCTCCCAAGGCC GTAGAAGTGGAGTTCTCCGATGGCAGCAATTTCAACCTTCCAGCCGAGTTTCTCAGAGTGTACAGCCCCGCCGTCGACAGCAAGATCAGAACGATAGGCGGTGAGAAG GTGATTTCCGGCCGTCGGCATGTTGGCATCATGTCCGCAGAACCAGTTGGAAACTATGGAGTCAG AATAATTTTTGATGACTTGCACAAGACTGGCATATACACATGGAATTACTTTTATCATCTGGGTGCCAACAAGTTCACCCTCATGCGAAGCTATATCAAATTGTTGAAGAAACATAGCCTCAGCAGAGATCCACAGAGAAGAAAATGA
- the LOC135674575 gene encoding uncharacterized protein LOC135674575 isoform X2 gives MMRAMSSSLLLSAVRRAHASAQPPRLTRLALHPPKAVEVEFSDGSNFNLPAEFLRVYSPAVDSKIRTIGGEKFILLEPGDFRPSACWHHVRRTSWKLWSQTGIYTWNYFYHLGANKFTLMRSYIKLLKKHSLSRDPQRRK, from the exons ATGATGCGCGCGATGtcgtcttctcttctcctctcggCGGTCCGACGCGCGCACGCCTCCGCGCAACCACCCCGGCTAACCAGACTCGCCCTCCACCCTCCCAAGGCC GTAGAAGTGGAGTTCTCCGATGGCAGCAATTTCAACCTTCCAGCCGAGTTTCTCAGAGTGTACAGCCCCGCCGTCGACAGCAAGATCAGAACGATAGGCGGTGAGAAG TTCATTCTTCTTGAGCCAGGTGATTTCCGGCCGTCGGCATGTTGGCATCATGTCCGCAGAACCAGTTGGAAACTATGGAGTCAG ACTGGCATATACACATGGAATTACTTTTATCATCTGGGTGCCAACAAGTTCACCCTCATGCGAAGCTATATCAAATTGTTGAAGAAACATAGCCTCAGCAGAGATCCACAGAGAAGAAAATGA
- the LOC135674575 gene encoding uncharacterized protein LOC135674575 isoform X3 translates to MMRAMSSSLLLSAVRRAHASAQPPRLTRLALHPPKAVEVEFSDGSNFNLPAEFLRVYSPAVDSKIRTIGGEKVISGRRHVGIMSAEPVGNYGVRLAYTHGITFIIWVPTSSPSCEAISNC, encoded by the exons ATGATGCGCGCGATGtcgtcttctcttctcctctcggCGGTCCGACGCGCGCACGCCTCCGCGCAACCACCCCGGCTAACCAGACTCGCCCTCCACCCTCCCAAGGCC GTAGAAGTGGAGTTCTCCGATGGCAGCAATTTCAACCTTCCAGCCGAGTTTCTCAGAGTGTACAGCCCCGCCGTCGACAGCAAGATCAGAACGATAGGCGGTGAGAAG GTGATTTCCGGCCGTCGGCATGTTGGCATCATGTCCGCAGAACCAGTTGGAAACTATGGAGTCAG ACTGGCATATACACATGGAATTACTTTTATCATCTGGGTGCCAACAAGTTCACCCTCATGCGAAGCTATATCAAATTGTTGA
- the LOC135674576 gene encoding E3 ubiquitin-protein ligase AIRP2-like isoform X2 has product MFQNQLSRTSSFRGSLKGLEADISHANSLAETIQRAYGGPCLHMRLSCSPLAPFFLFLIQYMGCSCSYSLLSYLCIFQIMIYKVYVDGTSSISTYERRASLREFYVYPSLQQLDSNLMGREECSERGQNKEIVGRKRMEDRKKASDKDLDREDECGICLEVCTKMVLPSCSHAMCLKCYRDWDVRSQSCPFCRGSLKRIRSRDLWVLTSNGDVVDNMTLEKDNARRFYRYIDSLPLIIPDTLFFVYYDQWI; this is encoded by the exons ATGTTTCAGAACCAGCTTTCGAGGACATCATCCTTCAGAGGTTCCTTGAAGGGCCTTGAAGCTGACATAAGCCACGCCAACTCCCT GGCAGAAACTATTCAGAGAGCCTATGGTGGTCCATGCCTGCACATGAGATTGTCTTGCAGCCCTTTGGCACCATTTTTCCTCTTCCTCATCCAGTATATGGGCTGTTCTTGTTCTTATAGTCTTCTCAGTTATTTATGCATTTTCCAGATCATGATATACAAG GTTTATGTTGATGGAACATCATCGATATCCACCTATGAAAGGCGTGCCAGCCTCAGGGAATTCTAT GTGTACCCTTCTCTTCAACAACTTGATAGTAACTTGATGGGTAGGGAGGAATGTAGTGAGAGGGGCCAGAATAAGGAGATTGTTGGAAGGAAGAGGATGGAAGACCGGAAAAAGGCTTCTGATAAGGATTTGGACCGAGAGGATGAATGTGGGATATGTCTGGAGGTTTGCACCAAGATGGTCTTGCCAAGCTGCAGCCATGCCATGTGCCTAAAATGCTACCGTGACTG GGATGTGAGATCTCAATCTTGCCCCTTCTGCAGGGGGAGCTTAAAAAGAATTCGGTCAAGAGACCTCTGGGTGCTTACAAGCAATGGCGATGTGGTTGATAACATGACACTAGAAAAGGATAACGCGAGGCGCTTCTACCGCTATATAGATAGTTTGCCTCTGATAATTCCAGATACCCTTTTCTTTGTCTATTATGATCAATGGATTTAA
- the LOC135674576 gene encoding E3 ubiquitin-protein ligase AIRP2-like isoform X1: MFQNQLSRTSSFRGSLKGLEADISHANSLAETIQRAYGGPCLHMRLSCSPLAPFFLFLIQYMGCSCSYSLLSYLCIFQIMIYKVYVDGTSSISTYERRASLREFYAVVYPSLQQLDSNLMGREECSERGQNKEIVGRKRMEDRKKASDKDLDREDECGICLEVCTKMVLPSCSHAMCLKCYRDWDVRSQSCPFCRGSLKRIRSRDLWVLTSNGDVVDNMTLEKDNARRFYRYIDSLPLIIPDTLFFVYYDQWI, encoded by the exons ATGTTTCAGAACCAGCTTTCGAGGACATCATCCTTCAGAGGTTCCTTGAAGGGCCTTGAAGCTGACATAAGCCACGCCAACTCCCT GGCAGAAACTATTCAGAGAGCCTATGGTGGTCCATGCCTGCACATGAGATTGTCTTGCAGCCCTTTGGCACCATTTTTCCTCTTCCTCATCCAGTATATGGGCTGTTCTTGTTCTTATAGTCTTCTCAGTTATTTATGCATTTTCCAGATCATGATATACAAG GTTTATGTTGATGGAACATCATCGATATCCACCTATGAAAGGCGTGCCAGCCTCAGGGAATTCTATG CGGTCGTGTACCCTTCTCTTCAACAACTTGATAGTAACTTGATGGGTAGGGAGGAATGTAGTGAGAGGGGCCAGAATAAGGAGATTGTTGGAAGGAAGAGGATGGAAGACCGGAAAAAGGCTTCTGATAAGGATTTGGACCGAGAGGATGAATGTGGGATATGTCTGGAGGTTTGCACCAAGATGGTCTTGCCAAGCTGCAGCCATGCCATGTGCCTAAAATGCTACCGTGACTG GGATGTGAGATCTCAATCTTGCCCCTTCTGCAGGGGGAGCTTAAAAAGAATTCGGTCAAGAGACCTCTGGGTGCTTACAAGCAATGGCGATGTGGTTGATAACATGACACTAGAAAAGGATAACGCGAGGCGCTTCTACCGCTATATAGATAGTTTGCCTCTGATAATTCCAGATACCCTTTTCTTTGTCTATTATGATCAATGGATTTAA
- the LOC135674578 gene encoding fructose-bisphosphate aldolase 1, cytoplasmic-like, which translates to MSAYCGQFHDELIANAAYIGTPGKGILAADESTGTIGKRLASINVENVEENRRDLRELLFCTPGALQYLSGVILFEETLYQKTVDGKLFVEVLKEGGVLPGIKVDKGTVELAGTNGETTTQGHDDLGKRCKKYYEAGARFAKWRAVLKISPNEPSQLSIDANANGLARYAIICQENGLVPIVEPEILVDGPHDIAKCAEVTERVLAACYKALNDHHVLLEGSLLKPNMVTPGSESKKVAPEVVAEYTVRALQRTVPAAVPAIVFLSGGQSEEEATLNLNAMNKLQGKKPWSLSFSFGRALQQSTLKAWAGKVENVEKARTAFLTRCKANSEATLGTYKGDAAGGVGVSESLHVKDYKY; encoded by the exons ATGTCTGCCTACTGCGGCCAGTTTCACG ATGAGCTTATTGCTAATGCTGCCTACATTGGCACCCCTGGGAAGGGTATCCTTGCTGCTGATGAGTCCACTGGCACGATAGGCAAGCGCCTTGCCAGCATCAATGTGGAGAATGTCGAGGAGAACCGTCGTGATCTCCGTGAGCTTCTCTTTTGCACTCCTGGGGCTCTTCAGTACCTGAGTGGTGTCATCCTCTTTGAGGAGACTCTCTACCAGAAGACAGTCGATGGAAAGCTTTTTGTCGAAGTCCTCAAGGAGGGTGGAGTCCTTCCCGGTATCAAGGTAGACAAGGGTACCGTTGAACTTGCTGGTACCAATGGTGAGACCACCACCCAGGGTCACGATGACCTGGGCAAACGCTGCAAGAAGTACTATGAGGCAGGGGCTCGCTTTGCCAAGTGGCGTGCTGTTCTCAAGATCAGTCCAAATGAGCCATCACAACTGTCAATTGATGCAAATGCTAATGGGTTGGCACGCTATGCTATCATCTGCCAGGAGAATGGTCTTGTCCCAATCGTTGAACCGGAGATCCTTGTTGATGGGCCACATGATATTGCAAAATGTGCTGAGGTTACAGAGCGTGTGCTGGCCGCATGCTACAAGGCGCTCAATGATCACCATGTCCTTCTCGAGGGAAGTCTGTTGAAACCAAACATGGTGACACCAGGGTCAGAATCAAAGAAGGTAGCTCCTGAGGTGGTTGCCGAGTACACCGTGCGAGCTCTCCAGAGGACTGTTCCTGCTGCTGTCCCTGCGATCGTCTTCCTCTCAGGAGGGCAGAGTGAAGAGGAGGCTACTTTGAACCTGAATGCCATGAACAAGCTGCAGGGGAAGAAGCCATGGTCACTTTCCTTCTCATTCGGCCGTGCTCTGCAGCAAAGTACACTCAAGGCATGGGCAGGTAAGGTGGAGAATGTCGAGAAGGCGAGGACTGCATTCCTCACCAGGTGCAAGGCGAACTCGGAGGCAACGCTCGGCACATACAAGGGTGATGCTGCAGGAGGCGTAGGCGTCTCGGAGAGCCTCCATGTCAAGGACTACaaatattga